Proteins co-encoded in one Ziziphus jujuba cultivar Dongzao chromosome 9, ASM3175591v1 genomic window:
- the LOC107426860 gene encoding phenylalanine--tRNA ligase alpha subunit, cytoplasmic, which yields MAEEAILGYLQHNQEISDSGRFAAEHGIDHDEIVNVVKSLNGFRYVDAQDIKRETWILTEEGKAYASAGSPEVHLFLAIPPGGIAKEELQKKLDPSVYKIGCAQAAKNKWVEMGKLVTRKVQHVDDKVKALLLQIEEGKVVGQDDIKALKARKLIAPQTWKGYSVKKGPNYAPKRKKVATDLTRDNLQRGDWKELEFKEYNFTAKGLPVESGHLHPLLKVRKQLKDIFCQMGFEEMPTNKFVESSFWNFDALFQPQQHPARDSHDTFFLEAPSTTKELPEDYVDRVKNVHESGGYGSRGYGYDWKREEANKNLLRTHTTAVSSRMLYALAQKPFVPKKYFSIDRVFRNEAVDRTHLAEFHQIEGLICDRGLTLGDLIGVLNDFFSRLGMSKLRFKPAYNPYTEPSMEIFSYHEGFGKWVEVGNSGMFRPEMLLPMGLPADVSVIAWGLSLERPTMILYGIDNIRDLFGPKVDIGLIKKNPICRLGI from the exons ATGGCGGAGGAGGCGATTCTAGGGTACCTGCAACATAACCAAGAAATCTCCGACTCTGGTCGGTTCGCTGCCGAACACGGAATCGATCACGACGAGATCGTCAATGTCGTCAAGAGCCTCAATGGTTTCAGATACGTCGATGCTCAG GACATTAAAAGGGAGACATGGATTCTTACCGAGGAGGGAAAGGCATATGCTTCTGCTGGATCACCCGAAGTGCATCTTTTCCTCGCCATACCACCCGGGGGTATCGCAAAGGAAGAATTGCAG AAAAAGCTTGATCCATCAGTTTACAAAATAGGTTGTGCCCAGGCTGCCAAAAATAAATGGGTAGAAATGGGGAAACTAGTAACCAGAAAG gTCCAACATGTGGATGATAAGGTCAAAGCTTTGCTTCTGCAAATAGAAGAAGGAAAG GTTGTTGGCCAAGATGATATTAAGGCTCTCAAAGCTCGAAAGCTTATTGCTCCACA GACATGGAAGGGCTACTCAGTGAAAAAGGGTCCTAATTATGCTCCGAAGAGAAAGAAAGTTGCTACAGATTTGACTCGAGATAATCTACAGAG AGGTGACTGGAAGGAGTTAGAGTTCAAGGAGTATAACTTCACTGCTAAAGGTTTACCTGTGGAAAGTGGTCATCTTCATCCACTGCTCAAG GTACGAAAACAGTTGAAGGATATTTTTTGTCAGATGGG GTTTGAGGAGATGCCTACAAACAAATTTGTTGAGAGCAG CTTCTGGAATTTTGATGCCCTTTTCCAGCCGCAACAGCATCCTGCCCGTGATTCACACGATACATTCTTCTTAGAAG CTCCTTCGACTACAAAAGAATTGCCGGAAGATTATGTTGATCGGGTGAAGAATGTTCATGAGTCTGGTGGTTATGGTTCTAGGGG ATATGGATATGATTGGAAAAGAGAGGAAGCAAACAAAAACCTTCTCCGAACTCACACAACTGCTGTTTCCTCCAGGATGCTTTATGCGCTAGCACAG AAACCATTTGTCCCCAAAAAGTACTTCTCTATAGATCGTGTTTTCAGAAATGAAGCAGTTGATAGAACTCATCTTGCAGAGTTCCACCAGATAGAAG GCCTCATATGTGATCGAGGGCTCACCCTTGGTGACTTAATAGGAGTCTTGAATGACTTTTTCTCACGTCTTG GCATGTCTAAGTTGCGTTTCAAGCCTGCTTATAATCCATATACAGAACCCAGCATGGAGATTTTCAG TTATCATGAAGGTTTTGGAAAGTGGGTAGAGGTTGGAAATTCCGGCATGTTTAGACCAGAAATGTTGCTTCCTATGGGACTTCCTGCAGATGTTAGTGTTATTGCATGGGGCCTTTCCCTTGAAAG ACCGACCATGATTCTATATGGGATTGATAACATTCGGGATCTCTTTGGACCCAAG GTGGATATTGGTCTCATCAAGAAAAACCCGATATGTCGGCTTGGAATTTAG
- the LOC107426894 gene encoding uncharacterized protein LOC107426894 — translation MNLAAALCNRLSLKQLVTNTPVYSRAADVSGEGLSLIFRRWATKKTAGSTKNGRDSKPKNLGVKKFGGERVIPGNIIVRQRGTRFHPGNYVGIGKDHTLYALKEGNVKFELHKLSGRKWVHIEPKEGHVLHPVYADGVAPKLKATA, via the exons ATGAATTTAGCGGCGGCATTATGCAATAGATTGAGTTTAAAGCAGCTGGTTACAAATACTCCTGTTTACAGCCGTGCCGCTG ATGTTTCTGGAGAAGGATTGAGTTTGATATTCAGGCGCTGGGCTACCAAAAAAACTGCGGGATCAACAAAGAACGGGCGAGATTCAAAACCCAAGAATCTTGGAGTGAAAAAATTTGGTGGAGAG AGGGTGATACCTGGAAATATCATAGTTCGCCAGAGGGGCACTCGTTTCCATCCTGGAAATTATGTAGGAATCGGGAAGGATCACACCCTCTATGCTCTGAAAGAAGGCAACGTAAAATTTGAACTACACAAGCTAAGCGGACGGAAATGGGTGCACATTGAGCCGAAGGAAGGTCATGTTCTTCACCCTGTGTATGCAGATGGTGTGGCTCCTAAGCTTAAAGCAACAGCTTAA
- the LOC107426883 gene encoding transcription termination factor MTERF2, chloroplastic, which produces MEDFTLAFQLLKHSLSQSKLQLFPQAWLQCDNSIQIVGLTESLKKMLSCPPYQCLPFASPNLLRRNPSASTACLHDPTPQPPQLNPRSHNSKSTALLHHLTHSHSHSNHPNPKQEDLQYPNLSAEDKAKILELSLVRKRTPQFPGSIYVQSPGDADVGTSLPPLNTLFQAGGDSGDDDDDREMLMRALQIRRKVTEEIFKEAMRKGKFGITYTTNLVGRLSVFIDHVMVEAASLKRVPEFSNSSFNVRAKTVIEDSGVVRLIRWLKHNSLSYPQIGKLVCMSKGNLETIRRVTEWLKSIHVKGRFIGVVLLKAGDNLLDRSSEEFDEIVEYLERNGVRRDWMGYVMSRCPQLLTCSMEDIKTRVGFYLNMGMSENDFGTMVFDYPRVLGFYALSEMNEKVSYLKEFGLSNEDVGKLLAFKPQLMGCSIEERWKPLVRYLYYHGISRDDMRRMLTIKPMVFCVDLKTTIMPKVQFFRDIGVRDDAIGNMLVKFPPLLTYSLHKKIRPVVIFLITRAGVNEKDIGKVVALGPELLGCSIVHKLEINVKYFLSLGIHVKKLGEMIADFPMLLRYNVDILRPKYRYLRRTMVRPLQDLIEFPRFFSYSLEGRISPRHKILVENRINMKLRYMLASTDEEFENRIKTIIERRQRFESNFVNNALPNPQTIDGHDPMENETVIDNIDSESE; this is translated from the exons ATGGAGGACTTCACACTGGCATTTCAACTTCTGAAGCACTCTCTGTCTCAATCCAAGTTACAACTTTTCCCACAGGCGTGGCTCCAATGCGATAACTCTATCCAAATTGTGGGTTTAACAGAATCTTTGAAAAAGATGCTTTCTTGTCCGCCATACCAATGCCTTCCATTTGCTTCCCCAAACCTCCTCCGTCGCAACCCTTCAGCTTCCACCGCTTGCCTCCATGACCCAACCCCACAACCCCCACAACTTAATCCTCGGAGCCACAACTCCAAGTCCACCGCCCTCCTCCACCACCTCACTCACTCTCACTCTCACTCCAACCATCCAAACCCAAAACAAGAGGACCTCCAATACCCCAACTTGTCTGCAGAAGACAAAGCCAAGATTTTGGAACTTTCCCTTGTCCGCAAAAGGACTCCTCAGTTTCCCGGCTCCATCTACGTTCAGTCCCCCGGCGATGCTGACGTGGGCACGTCTCTTCCTCCGCTGAATACTCTGTTTCAAGCTGGAGGAGACAGTggcgatgatgatgatgaccgTGAGATGTTGATGCGGGCTCTCCAGATTCGGAGGAAGGTTACTGAGGAGATTTTCAAGGAAGCTATGCGAAAGGGTAAGTTTGGAATCACATATACAACCAATTTGGTCGGCAGGTTGTCTGTTTTTATCGACCATGTGATGGTTGAAGCTGCATCCTTGAAGAGGGTACCTGAATTTTCTAATTCCAGTTTCAATGTTCGTGCTAAGACTGTTATTGAGGACTCCGGTGTTGTGCGCCTTATTAG GTGGTTGAAGCACAATTCATTGTCATATCCCCAGATTGGGAAGCTCGTTTGCATGTCGAAAGGGAATCTTGAAACCATTAGACGTGTTACGGAGTGGTTGAAGTCCATTCATGTGAAGGGTAGGTTCATAGGGGTTGTGCTGTTGAAAGCAGGGGATAATCTTTTGGATCGAAGCAGTGAAGAATTTGATGAGATTGTTGAGTATCTGGAGAGAAATGGAGTCAGGAGAGATTGGATGGGCTATGTCATGAGTCGATGTCCTCAGTTATTGACTTGCAGTATGGAAGATATTAAAACTCGTGTTGGGTTTTACTTAAATATGGGCATGAGTGAGAATGATTTTGGAACAATGGTATTCGATTATCCTAGAGTACTTGGCTTCTATGCTCTATCAGAGATGAACGAAAAG GTTAGTTATTTAAAGGAGTTTGGCCTTAGCAATGAGGATGTTGGGAAATTGCTAGCATTTAAGCCACAATTGATGGGTTGTAGCATTGAGGAAAGATGGAAGCCTCTTGTTAGGTATTTGTACTACCATGGGATTTCACGAGATGATATGAGGAGAATGCTCACTATTAAACCAATGGTTTTCTGTGTCGATTTGAAGACAACCATTATGCCAAAG GTACAATTTTTTCGGGACATAGGTGTTCGAGATGATGCGATAGGCAACATGCTTGTAAAATTTCCTCCATTGCTTACTTACAGCCTCCACAAGAAAATCCGGCCAGTG GTAATATTTTTGATAACGAGAGCAGGAGTCAATGAGAAGGACATTGGGAAGGTTGTAGCTTTGGGACCTGAGCTCTTGGGATGCAGTATTGTACATAAGCTTGAGATTAATGTGAAATATTTTCTGTCACTTGGCATACACGTTAAAAAGTTGGGTGAGATGATTGCTGATTTCCCAATGCTGCTCCGATACAATGTAGATATTCTTCGTCCAAAGTATCGCTACTTGCGGAGGACTATGGTCCGCCCTTTGCAAGATCTTATTGAGTTTCCAAG GTTTTTCAGCTATTCTCTTGAGGGTCGAATTAGTCCTAGGCACAAAATTCTAGTAGAAAATAGGATCAACATGAAGTTGCGCTACATGCTGGCCAGCACTGATGAAGAGTTTGAGAACAGGATCAAGACTATTATAGAAAGGCGCCAAAGATTTGAATCTAATTTTGTGAATAATGCTCTCCCTAATCCCCAGACAATCGATGGCCATGACCCTATGGAGAATGAAACAGTGATTGATAATATTGACAGTGAGTCTGAGTGA